A single window of Mycobacterium sp. ITM-2016-00318 DNA harbors:
- the ruvX gene encoding Holliday junction resolvase RuvX: MPNPEHRLPDRPGGDDPGRGRRLGIDVGSVRIGVAVSDPDGILATPVETVRRDRTDRHLRRLGQLAAELEAVEVIVGLPRTLSDRTGPSAEDAISLAENLARRVAPTPVRMADERLTTVTAQRSLREAGVRARGQKAMIDQAAAVGILQSWLDQRRTTLNEVGNA; the protein is encoded by the coding sequence GTGCCGAACCCAGAACACCGTCTGCCGGATCGGCCCGGAGGCGACGATCCCGGAAGAGGCCGCCGGCTGGGTATCGACGTCGGAAGTGTTCGCATCGGCGTCGCGGTGAGCGATCCCGACGGCATCCTGGCCACCCCGGTGGAGACCGTCCGCCGTGACAGAACCGATCGCCACCTGCGGCGACTGGGTCAGCTGGCGGCGGAACTTGAGGCTGTCGAAGTGATCGTCGGGCTGCCACGTACTCTTTCCGACCGAACCGGTCCGTCAGCGGAGGACGCCATCTCCCTCGCAGAGAACCTGGCGCGACGCGTCGCTCCGACGCCGGTGCGGATGGCTGACGAACGGCTGACCACCGTCACCGCACAACGCTCGCTGCGGGAAGCCGGTGTCCGAGCAAGGGGACAGAAGGCGATGATCGACCAGGCCGCCGCCGTCGGCATATTGCAGAGCTGGCTGGATCAGCGACGAACAACACTCAACGAGGTAGGCAATGCCTGA
- the mltG gene encoding endolytic transglycosylase MltG — protein MPDGWERERPQPIAVGPPRRRLSRAERIREARRRRRRRFARSATLCVFVLIVVGAVFLGSRLWHSVFGGDSDFSGEGKSDVVIQVHDGDSTTAIGQTLEDNDVVATSKVFISAAEGNAAIQAIQPGFYKMRTEISGSDAVSRLADAQNRVGKLVIPEGRQLDDIRDVKTNDVTEGIFTLISNATCVDLDGDRRCVSADDLRDAASTASLGDLSVPDWATKPVQAMGDDHRRLEGLIAPGAWDVDPSASPRDILSSLVGTSAYQYAQGGLLDTAKSLSMTPYQILTVASLVQRESKPQDFDKVARVIYNRLVAPDHRRLEFDSTVNYSLDRQEVATTDADRGRETPWNTYVREGLPASPICSPSAEALAAAEHPAAGDWLYFVTIDLQGTTLFTKDYPQHLANIELAKRNGVLDSAR, from the coding sequence ATGCCTGACGGCTGGGAACGCGAGCGCCCGCAGCCCATTGCGGTGGGGCCGCCGCGGCGACGGTTGAGCCGTGCGGAACGCATCCGTGAAGCCCGTCGCCGCCGCAGGCGCCGATTCGCCCGCAGCGCCACGCTCTGCGTATTCGTCCTCATCGTGGTCGGCGCGGTCTTCCTCGGTTCGCGGCTGTGGCACAGCGTTTTCGGGGGCGACTCGGACTTCTCCGGAGAAGGCAAGTCCGACGTCGTCATCCAGGTGCACGACGGCGACTCGACCACAGCGATCGGGCAGACGCTCGAGGACAACGACGTGGTTGCGACGTCGAAAGTTTTCATCAGTGCTGCGGAAGGCAATGCCGCGATCCAGGCCATCCAGCCGGGCTTCTACAAGATGCGCACCGAGATCTCGGGTTCCGACGCGGTGTCCCGGCTGGCGGATGCGCAGAACAGAGTGGGCAAGCTGGTCATCCCCGAGGGTCGTCAGCTCGACGACATCCGGGACGTCAAGACCAACGATGTCACCGAGGGCATCTTCACGTTGATTTCCAATGCGACGTGTGTCGATCTCGACGGGGACCGTCGCTGTGTGTCGGCCGATGACCTTCGCGACGCGGCGAGCACCGCGTCGCTGGGGGACCTGTCGGTACCCGACTGGGCGACCAAGCCGGTGCAGGCGATGGGCGACGATCACCGCAGGCTCGAAGGTCTCATCGCGCCAGGGGCATGGGATGTCGATCCCTCCGCGTCGCCCCGCGACATCCTCTCGTCTCTTGTCGGTACCAGTGCCTATCAGTACGCGCAGGGTGGACTGCTCGACACGGCGAAGTCGCTGAGCATGACCCCGTATCAGATCCTGACGGTGGCGTCGCTGGTGCAGAGGGAGTCCAAGCCGCAGGACTTCGACAAGGTCGCCCGGGTCATCTACAACCGTCTCGTCGCACCGGATCACCGCAGGCTCGAGTTCGACTCGACGGTGAATTACTCGCTGGACCGCCAGGAGGTCGCGACCACGGATGCCGATCGGGGACGCGAGACCCCGTGGAACACCTATGTGCGCGAGGGACTTCCGGCCAGCCCCATCTGCTCGCCGAGTGCGGAGGCGCTGGCTGCGGCCGAGCATCCCGCGGCAGGCGATTGGCTCTACTTCGTAACCATCGACCTGCAGGGCACGACGCTCTTCACCAAGGATTACCCACAGCACCTGGCGAACATCGAACTCGCGAAGCGCAACGGTGTCCTCGACAGCGCCCGGTGA
- a CDS encoding shikimate dehydrogenase — translation MSSTAPGDARKAAVLGSPIAHSRSPQLHLAAYRALGLDGWTYDRIECTADQLPELVGGFGPEWVGVSVTMPDKFAALQFADERTARADLVGAANTLLRTSFGWRADNTDVDGLAGALGHVAGHAIVVGSGGTAPAVVVGLVELGVQRITVVARNREKAAPVVDLVTRMGAEAAWLDIDGADLRPVVAEVSVVVSTIPADAAARYADVLSSTPVLLDAIYDPWPTPLAAAVEANGGRVISGLQMLLHQAYAQVEQFTGMPAPKEAMREALQDR, via the coding sequence GTGTCCTCGACAGCGCCCGGTGACGCCCGCAAGGCGGCGGTTCTCGGTTCTCCGATAGCGCATTCACGCTCACCGCAGTTGCATCTGGCGGCCTATCGGGCGTTGGGACTCGACGGCTGGACCTATGACCGCATCGAATGCACGGCCGATCAATTGCCTGAATTGGTCGGCGGTTTCGGCCCCGAATGGGTAGGTGTCTCGGTGACGATGCCGGACAAGTTCGCGGCATTGCAATTCGCCGACGAGCGCACCGCGCGCGCGGATCTGGTGGGAGCGGCGAACACGCTGCTGCGAACGTCATTCGGGTGGCGGGCCGACAACACCGACGTCGACGGCTTGGCGGGTGCGCTCGGTCACGTGGCGGGGCACGCGATCGTCGTGGGTTCGGGTGGAACCGCGCCCGCAGTCGTCGTTGGCCTCGTCGAACTCGGCGTGCAACGCATCACGGTCGTCGCGCGGAACCGGGAGAAGGCAGCGCCCGTGGTGGACCTGGTGACCCGCATGGGCGCCGAGGCGGCATGGCTCGACATCGACGGAGCGGACCTGCGGCCTGTGGTCGCGGAGGTCTCCGTCGTGGTCAGTACGATCCCCGCCGACGCGGCCGCACGCTACGCCGACGTCTTGTCGTCGACGCCGGTGCTGCTCGACGCGATCTATGACCCATGGCCGACGCCGCTGGCCGCCGCCGTCGAGGCCAACGGGGGTCGAGTCATCAGCGGTCTGCAGATGCTGCTGCATCAGGCCTATGCACAAGTGGAGCAATTCACCGGGATGCCTGCGCCCAAAGAGGCGATGAGAGAGGCACTTCAGGACCGTTAG
- a CDS encoding A24 family peptidase, whose protein sequence is MGAASVSVLAWLVVLSLYDIRERRLPNRLTVPGAIVILLVSTAMDRGGPALVGAGALAGVYLVVHLIAPTGMGAGDVKLAAGVGGLTGAFGYDVWVLAAIAAPLFTAAIACVAVVARSKITVPHGPSMCLASVAAAMLAIL, encoded by the coding sequence ATGGGGGCGGCGAGCGTGTCGGTGCTGGCATGGCTCGTGGTGCTGAGCCTGTATGACATCCGCGAGCGGCGGTTGCCCAATCGGTTGACGGTGCCGGGAGCGATCGTGATCCTTCTGGTGTCCACGGCGATGGACCGCGGTGGTCCGGCGTTGGTGGGCGCTGGGGCTCTCGCGGGCGTGTATCTCGTCGTGCACCTGATCGCCCCCACAGGGATGGGTGCCGGCGATGTGAAACTCGCGGCGGGTGTCGGGGGACTGACGGGCGCTTTCGGATACGACGTGTGGGTGCTTGCCGCAATTGCCGCACCACTGTTCACCGCGGCGATCGCGTGTGTCGCCGTCGTTGCACGCTCGAAAATCACTGTGCCGCACGGGCCATCGATGTGCTTGGCGTCGGTAGCCGCCGCGATGCTCGCGATCCTCTAG
- a CDS encoding class I SAM-dependent methyltransferase, whose protein sequence is MRRIALDIYWAFWMVVRAFGLMRQKDAAAYYTMIGDDVIDLMNEEYVDDSKPLWLNLGYWKVARTYPDACVAMVELLGTRAGLKPSDGVLDVGVGFAEQDFVLLDRFKLSHITGIDITPVHVDKGRERVAKRGLEKQIDIRLGSATAMEFPDASFEKVLALECAFHFDTRDQFMREAFRVLKPGGTIALADMLPKPGKKSGLTTFFGRKYGHIPEANHYDREEYSRRLAAAGFGDVLVESIREDVYPAMAKYISQRVHGKKRMDEVVVEVTEDDRAQCRGVALWGRTTGFADYVIVSARKPLDTNAISAST, encoded by the coding sequence ATGCGCCGAATCGCCTTAGATATTTACTGGGCGTTCTGGATGGTTGTCCGCGCCTTTGGCCTGATGCGACAGAAAGACGCGGCCGCTTACTACACGATGATCGGCGACGACGTCATTGACCTCATGAATGAAGAGTACGTCGATGACTCCAAGCCGCTGTGGCTCAACCTCGGCTACTGGAAAGTCGCTCGCACCTATCCCGACGCTTGTGTCGCGATGGTCGAACTCCTAGGAACGCGGGCCGGGCTGAAACCAAGCGATGGAGTCCTCGACGTCGGCGTCGGTTTCGCGGAGCAGGACTTTGTTCTACTCGATCGCTTCAAGCTGTCTCACATCACAGGCATCGACATCACACCCGTACACGTCGATAAGGGCCGGGAACGCGTCGCCAAGCGTGGGCTTGAGAAACAAATCGACATTCGACTCGGTTCCGCGACCGCAATGGAGTTTCCCGACGCATCGTTCGAAAAAGTGCTGGCCCTGGAATGCGCATTCCACTTTGACACGCGCGATCAATTCATGCGCGAAGCATTTCGCGTCCTCAAGCCAGGGGGAACCATTGCTCTCGCCGACATGCTCCCAAAACCAGGCAAGAAATCCGGCCTGACAACCTTTTTCGGCCGAAAGTACGGCCACATCCCCGAAGCCAATCACTACGACAGGGAGGAATACTCCCGGCGGCTAGCCGCCGCGGGATTTGGCGATGTCCTCGTGGAATCGATCCGCGAGGATGTGTACCCCGCGATGGCCAAGTACATTTCGCAGCGCGTTCATGGAAAGAAAAGGATGGATGAAGTGGTCGTGGAAGTGACTGAAGACGATCGCGCCCAGTGCCGGGGCGTGGCGCTGTGGGGACGAACGACCGGCTTTGCGGACTATG